One Bos taurus isolate L1 Dominette 01449 registration number 42190680 breed Hereford chromosome 16, ARS-UCD2.0, whole genome shotgun sequence DNA window includes the following coding sequences:
- the CORT gene encoding cortistatin preproprotein gives MSSSRAGEKYQPACKMLPLCLLLPLLLLPSGATTALSPEGGLAGHESGHMQEVAEIKTNSLLTFLAWWYEWASQARAVPFVGGEAREVSKRQEGAPLHQSTRQDKTPCKNFFWKTFSSCK, from the exons ATGAGCAGCTCCAGAGCTGGAGAGAAGTACCAGCCAGCCTGCAAGATGCTGCCCCTCTgcttgctgctgccgctgctgctgctgccctctGGGGCCACCACTGCCCTCTCCCCAGAGGGCGGCCTCGCCGGCCACGAGAGCGGG caCATGCAGGAAGTGgcagaaataaagacaaacaGCCTGTTGACTTTCCTTGCGTGGTGGTACGAGTGGGCCTCCCAGGCCAGGGCAGTGCCCTTTGTAGGAGGGGAAGCCAGGGAGGTGTCCAAACGGCAGGAAGGCGCACCCCTCCATCAGTCCACGCGCCAAGATAAAACGCCCTGCAAGAATTTCTTCTGGAagaccttctcctcctgcaagtAA